The Flammeovirgaceae bacterium genome contains a region encoding:
- a CDS encoding TolC family protein — protein MRSIFVAQLLAWSLMVNAQEQLSLARAIELGLQNNLDVQIQKLEIDIADRNNNWGQAGALPAINLNVNQNNSVTERKPANPFAVPGRNISDNVNGQLDVQFVLFDGFFIRLSKRRLEQLEQLSYGNATLVIEQVIQSIILSYYQSLLERERTLVRKRVMDFSRERLEYVKLRKDLGGAITFDVLQEQNNYLTDSTNYLLQEQVYVNSLRNLNLLLNEPITKEYMLTDSLQFIDETYDLPTMTAKMSSTNTNLRNQYINQELLRIATGSALSDRYPTISLNVGANGSLDRLNANFGSNTGPLVTNTVGYVNGDPAFPVTNTVPSRILVNQTNDGYSYGAYGNFSLRYTLFNGGQIHRNVENARVRERIAQLSVDQLKLSLQNDLLITYDNYNLLRQLAQIARIKLQAAELNLSLANERYKNGALSAIDLRIVQENYQNAALENYLAVFSVLARRTDLVRLTGGLVDEYNARPGKE, from the coding sequence ATGAGAAGCATTTTTGTTGCACAACTGCTTGCCTGGAGTTTGATGGTAAATGCGCAAGAGCAACTAAGTCTTGCCCGGGCTATTGAACTGGGCTTACAAAATAACCTCGATGTTCAGATTCAAAAACTGGAGATTGATATTGCTGATCGGAACAACAACTGGGGTCAGGCGGGCGCTTTGCCTGCAATAAACCTGAACGTGAACCAGAACAACAGCGTTACCGAGCGAAAGCCGGCCAACCCGTTTGCTGTTCCTGGCCGGAATATTTCAGATAACGTGAATGGCCAGCTGGATGTACAATTTGTGCTGTTCGATGGATTTTTCATCCGGTTGTCAAAGCGAAGGCTGGAGCAACTGGAACAACTCAGCTACGGAAATGCAACGCTGGTCATTGAGCAGGTTATTCAGTCCATTATACTATCATACTACCAATCGTTGCTGGAGCGCGAACGTACCTTGGTGCGTAAGCGTGTAATGGATTTTTCGCGCGAGCGGCTGGAATATGTTAAACTGAGAAAGGACCTTGGCGGAGCTATTACCTTCGATGTTTTACAGGAGCAGAACAATTACCTAACCGACTCGACCAATTACCTGTTGCAGGAGCAGGTATATGTCAATTCGCTGCGCAACCTTAACCTGTTGTTAAACGAGCCCATCACGAAAGAATACATGCTCACCGACTCGCTGCAGTTTATTGATGAAACGTACGACCTGCCCACCATGACCGCCAAGATGAGCAGCACCAATACAAATTTGCGTAATCAATACATTAACCAGGAGTTGCTGCGCATCGCAACCGGTTCGGCTCTTTCTGACAGATATCCCACCATATCGCTGAATGTGGGTGCTAACGGATCGCTCGATCGATTGAACGCTAATTTCGGTTCAAACACAGGCCCGCTGGTTACCAACACGGTAGGGTATGTTAATGGCGATCCGGCCTTTCCGGTAACGAACACCGTACCTTCCCGTATACTGGTCAACCAAACCAACGATGGTTATTCGTATGGTGCTTATGGCAACTTTAGTTTGCGTTATACTTTGTTTAATGGAGGCCAGATTCATCGCAACGTAGAGAATGCACGGGTACGGGAGCGAATTGCCCAATTAAGTGTTGACCAACTCAAGCTGTCCCTGCAAAATGATTTGCTGATCACCTATGATAACTACAACCTGTTGCGCCAGTTGGCGCAGATTGCCCGGATAAAACTGCAGGCGGCCGAACTCAACCTGTCCCTTGCCAACGAACGGTACAAAAATGGCGCCCTCAGCGCCATTGACCTTCGGATTGTACAAGAAAATTACCAGAACGCTGCGCTGGAAAATTACCTGGCCGTGTTTTCGGTATTGGCCAGGCGTACCGACCTGGTGCGCTTAACAGGGGGGTTGGTTGATGAATACAATGCCCGGCCGGGTAAAGAGTAA